One Ornithorhynchus anatinus isolate Pmale09 chromosome 2, mOrnAna1.pri.v4, whole genome shotgun sequence DNA segment encodes these proteins:
- the CALHM4 gene encoding calcium homeostasis modulator protein 4: MNSCWGRMVSSLQGSGTFINTLIGVLTVAGQQLFSRFTFACPCQAGKNLYYGSAFLAVPALILLIIGYALRTQTWRMITDPSCRCPVRRLQRPGSLHRQLACLVCISITGRALVAPLTWLAVTLLTGTYYECAASEWASVDHYREFDDISPEERRDILAGFPCGGSIPAKMTLVREEVMLQLRYHSQMYGWILVMAASITVFLSYCLVRYCSPLSSRQHHYWDSLARNEQELFQEAAEQHARILVSQRIKNFFGFVPGSQTIQQIRIPTGRDWREIAGLSLVGMADHGHGPYCYLGGRDDDCEEGKAAGIELTP; encoded by the exons ATGAACTCTTGCTGGGGGAGGATGGTGTCATCCCTGCAGGGCAGCGGGACCTTCATCAACACCTTGATCGGGGTGCTGACCGTGGCCGGCCAGCAGCTCTTCTCCCGCTTCACCTTCGCCTGTCCGTGCCAGGCAGGCAAGAACCTCTACTACGGCTCGGCCTTCCTAGCTGTGCCCGCCCTGATCCTGCTGATCATCGGCTATGCGCTGAGGACTCAGACTTGGAGGATGATCACCGACCCGTCCTGCAGGTGTCCGGTGCGGCGGCTACAGCGTCCGGGCTCCCTGCACCGCCAGCTGGCCTGCCTGGTCTGCATCAGCATCACCGGGCGGGCGCTGGTGGCCCCGCTGACATGGCTGGCGGTCACGCTGCTTACTGGTACCTACTACGAGTGCGCGGCGAGCGAGTGGGCCTCAGTGGACCATTACCGGGAGTTTGACGACATCAGCCCTGAGGAGCGCAGGGACATACTGGCTGGATTTCCGTGCGGTGGCTCCATCCCTGCCAAAATGACCCTGGTCAGGGAGGAGGTGATGCTACAGCTCAGGTACCACTCTCAG ATGTACGGCTGGATCCTGGTCATGGCTGCCAGCATCACAGTCTTCCTGTCCTATTGCCTGGTGAGGTACTGCTCTCCACTGTCCTCACGGCAGCACCATTACTGGGACAGCCTGGCCCGGAATGAGCAAGAACTGTTCCAGGAGGCAGCCGAGCAGCACGCCCGCATCCTCGTGTCACAGCGCATCAAGAACTTCTTTGGTTTCGTGCCCGGGAGCCAGACCATCCAGCAGATCCGCATCCCAACAGGCAGGGACTGGAGGGAGATCGCGGGACTCAGCCTCGTGGGCATGGCAGACCATGGGCATGGGCCCTACTGCTACCTGGGAGGCAGGGATGATGACTGCGAGGAAGGAAAGGCAGCTGGCATCGAGCTGACTCCCTGA